In Oncorhynchus clarkii lewisi isolate Uvic-CL-2024 unplaced genomic scaffold, UVic_Ocla_1.0 unplaced_contig_7865_pilon_pilon, whole genome shotgun sequence, a genomic segment contains:
- the LOC139400291 gene encoding cyclic AMP-responsive element-binding protein 5-like, giving the protein MNSEQERPFVCSAPGCSQRFPTEDHLMIHRHKHEMTLKFPSIKIDSMLSDQTPTPTRFLKNCEEVGLFSELDCSIEQEFRKAQEEEDNKQVDKMTVRQLTWLSCRQDDRFKRCVTARAPTDRQADRQADRQADRQVKGCDLTAT; this is encoded by the exons ATGAACTCTGAGCAGGAAAGGCCGTTTGTGTGCAGTGCCCCTGGCTGTTCTCAG CGATTCCCCACAGAGGACCACCTGATGATTCACCGGCACAAGCATGAGATGACTCTGAAGTTCCCCTCCATAAAGATCGACAGCATGTTATCAG ACCAGACGCCGACCCCGACGCGCTTCCTGAAGAACTGTGAGGAGGTGGGTCTGTTCAGcgagctggactgttctatagaACAGGAGTTCAGGAAGGCCCAAGAGGAAGAGGACAACAAACAGGTAGACAAGATGACAGTAAGACAACTAACCTGGTTATCATGTAGACAAGATGACA GATTCAAACGCTGTGTGACAGCAAGAGccccgacagacagacaggcagacaggcaggcagacagacaggcagacaggcaggtgaAGGGCTGTGACCTGACTGCTACAG